In one window of Meiothermus sp. DNA:
- a CDS encoding MFS transporter: protein MSARPHTHAPSEVPIPTQVKKNTWLLAITQAINGAGMQLVPTFGAIQVVMLLGNATFAGLATSLMGLARVMTSYFVGEMTDRRGRKAGLYLGLWLAMVGALLIGTATLWGSLALFCVGALVFGSGVGAVQQMRVAAADMYPSSRRAEGLSLVAMGSLLGAFASPVLVFVAERLGLALGLNQIALAWLLVPLLILPGFWLVRSIRPDPKQMALELGRYYPASALSGNPQAFENIEKADLARVRVAAILSAVTVQGQMVMMMAMTALALKALDCSLSQISFSVALHVMGMFAFSWPIGRLADRLGRKPVILAGLAVAGLGALLVGMGQGYWVITAGTFLVGLGWSGAFLSANTMLADVTPATRRGQAIGVLELWSNAAGMSLPILGGLVVEGFDLRTLGFVGALLVLVPLYQVLRVQEPKPGDYR, encoded by the coding sequence GTGTCCGCCCGGCCCCATACCCATGCCCCCTCAGAAGTTCCGATTCCAACCCAAGTCAAGAAAAATACCTGGCTGCTGGCCATTACCCAGGCCATCAACGGGGCCGGGATGCAGCTTGTACCCACCTTCGGAGCCATTCAAGTAGTGATGTTATTGGGCAATGCCACTTTTGCCGGTCTGGCGACCAGCCTGATGGGTCTGGCCCGGGTCATGACGTCCTATTTCGTGGGAGAAATGACCGACCGACGCGGCAGAAAAGCCGGGCTATACCTGGGGTTGTGGCTGGCTATGGTGGGGGCCTTGCTGATTGGCACCGCAACCCTATGGGGTTCGCTTGCTCTTTTTTGTGTAGGGGCGCTGGTCTTTGGCAGTGGGGTGGGGGCCGTGCAGCAGATGCGCGTGGCGGCCGCCGATATGTACCCCTCCAGCCGAAGGGCTGAAGGGCTTAGCCTGGTGGCGATGGGCTCGCTCTTGGGCGCGTTTGCCTCCCCTGTGCTGGTCTTTGTGGCCGAGCGGCTGGGCCTGGCTTTGGGTTTGAACCAAATTGCCCTGGCCTGGCTCTTGGTGCCGCTTCTGATACTACCAGGCTTTTGGCTGGTCAGAAGCATTCGGCCCGACCCCAAGCAGATGGCCCTCGAGCTCGGACGTTACTACCCGGCCAGCGCACTCAGCGGCAACCCCCAGGCTTTCGAAAACATAGAGAAAGCCGACCTGGCCCGCGTCCGGGTTGCAGCCATCCTTTCGGCGGTAACCGTTCAGGGCCAGATGGTCATGATGATGGCCATGACCGCCCTGGCCCTCAAGGCCCTCGACTGTAGCCTGTCGCAAATATCCTTTTCGGTGGCGCTGCACGTAATGGGCATGTTTGCCTTCTCCTGGCCGATAGGCCGGCTGGCCGACCGTTTGGGCCGCAAGCCGGTTATTCTGGCCGGGCTGGCGGTGGCCGGGCTGGGGGCTTTGCTGGTGGGTATGGGGCAGGGTTACTGGGTGATTACCGCCGGCACCTTTCTGGTGGGGCTGGGCTGGTCGGGTGCCTTTCTGAGCGCCAACACCATGCTGGCCGATGTCACCCCCGCTACCCGCCGGGGCCAGGCCATTGGGGTGCTCGAGCTCTGGTCGAACGCGGCAGGCATGAGCCTGCCCATCCTGGGGGGGCTTGTGGTAGAAGGGTTCGACCTGCGTACACTGGGCTTTGTGGGCGCCCTGCTGGTACTGGTTCCGCTTTATCAAGTTTTGCGGGTGCAGGAGCCAAAACCCGGAGACTACCGCTAA
- a CDS encoding TlpA disulfide reductase family protein, with amino-acid sequence MQASARRLSPAWQIGFVVLIVVGLILLALLSTPPQRAGDLPQTQLVRLDGRSELLQSGKPTVVTVWATWCTYCQRQLPEFEQMARQRSDVRFAFVNDGEPAQLVRQFHDTRGFSSAVVYQDALRTFSSALRVNGYPSNFFYNSRGKLVGEVRGYMSPEQLQAALAQLN; translated from the coding sequence ATGCAAGCTTCTGCTAGACGACTCTCCCCAGCATGGCAAATAGGTTTTGTGGTGCTGATCGTGGTTGGTTTGATTCTGCTGGCCCTGCTTTCAACACCGCCCCAAAGAGCCGGCGATTTGCCCCAGACCCAGTTGGTGCGCCTGGATGGTCGCAGCGAACTGCTGCAAAGCGGCAAGCCCACCGTGGTAACGGTCTGGGCTACCTGGTGCACTTACTGCCAGCGGCAGTTGCCCGAGTTCGAGCAGATGGCCCGCCAACGTTCGGATGTGCGGTTTGCTTTTGTAAACGATGGGGAGCCGGCCCAGCTGGTGCGCCAGTTTCACGATACCCGTGGTTTTTCTAGCGCTGTTGTCTACCAGGATGCTCTGCGCACGTTCTCGAGCGCCCTGCGGGTCAACGGCTACCCCTCCAATTTTTTCTATAACTCCAGGGGTAAGCTGGTAGGCGAAGTGCGCGGTTACATGAGCCCAGAGCAACTTCAGGCAGCCCTGGCGCAACTAAACTAG
- a CDS encoding DUF2461 domain-containing protein, with amino-acid sequence MTPYFSPELFQFLIELRFNNHRTWFQSNKRRYEQHVRAPFLRFIEDFSPRLHRISPDYLAGSRSLFRINRDTRFSMNKAPYKTHAAAQFRHRLGQDVHLPGFYIHLEPDNCFLGAGIWMPEPENLRRIRAAIARQDARWLRLRKKLELDGEGKLVRPPKGYSADHPLIEDLKQRSFTVSYSLDENEVLSVRFPETVEKAFRKLLPLNRFLSEVLLLGAGA; translated from the coding sequence GTGACCCCGTACTTTTCGCCGGAGCTGTTTCAGTTTTTGATAGAACTTCGCTTCAACAACCACCGAACCTGGTTTCAGTCCAATAAAAGGCGCTACGAACAGCACGTGCGCGCGCCCTTTCTACGCTTTATCGAAGATTTTTCCCCGCGCCTGCACCGCATCAGCCCCGATTATCTGGCCGGCTCCCGCAGCCTCTTTAGAATCAACCGCGACACCCGCTTTAGTATGAACAAAGCCCCCTATAAGACGCATGCCGCTGCGCAGTTTCGCCACCGGCTGGGTCAGGATGTCCACCTGCCCGGGTTTTACATTCACCTCGAGCCCGATAACTGCTTTTTGGGAGCCGGCATATGGATGCCCGAGCCGGAAAACCTGAGGCGCATCCGGGCTGCCATCGCCCGGCAGGATGCCCGCTGGCTGCGCCTGCGCAAGAAGCTCGAGCTAGACGGAGAAGGCAAGCTCGTTCGCCCGCCCAAGGGCTACAGCGCCGATCATCCGCTAATCGAAGACCTCAAGCAGAGGAGTTTTACCGTTTCCTACAGCCTGGATGAAAACGAAGTGCTTTCCGTTCGGTTCCCTGAAACGGTAGAAAAGGCTTTTCGTAAGCTGCTGCCGCTCAACCGGTTTTTGAGCGAGGTGTTGCTGCTGGGGGCAGGGGCGTAA
- a CDS encoding M67 family metallopeptidase: protein MLRIPQDCLEQTLGHLQAVLPLEGVGLWVGKRGQVRQVWPLENVHPMPQKRYQADPQALTMLLLRIEREGLELVAIYHSHPVGPARPSETDRSQAFWRVPYVIFDMQTGEVRAYRLPEGDEVVIQLEGSTRNTGFKKIVI from the coding sequence ATGTTGCGGATTCCGCAGGACTGCCTCGAGCAAACCCTGGGCCACCTCCAGGCTGTGTTGCCGCTCGAAGGGGTGGGGCTGTGGGTAGGCAAGCGAGGCCAGGTGAGGCAGGTCTGGCCGTTGGAAAATGTTCATCCCATGCCCCAAAAACGCTACCAGGCCGATCCGCAGGCCCTGACCATGTTGCTTTTACGCATCGAGCGGGAAGGCCTCGAGCTCGTAGCCATCTACCACTCACACCCTGTGGGCCCGGCCCGGCCCAGCGAAACCGACCGCTCACAAGCCTTTTGGCGCGTTCCCTACGTGATATTTGACATGCAGACGGGTGAGGTGCGGGCCTACAGACTGCCCGAAGGTGACGAGGTGGTCATTCAGCTCGAGGGGTCAACACGTAATACCGGATTCAAAAAGATAGTCATTTAA
- a CDS encoding molybdopterin-synthase adenylyltransferase MoeB, with the protein MWTKEELDRYARHIVLPGVGGAGQARLKQSAVLVVGAGGLGSPVLMYLAAAGVGRLGIVEMDAVDLSNLQRQVLFDSEALGQPKAEMAKVRLNKLNPHVRVDTYAHKLDSQNTLSILESYDLIIDCTDNLPTRYLVNDACVLLDKPLVYGAIHQFEGQLSVFHHQGGPCYRCLFPQPPKPGTVPSCAEAGVFGVLPGVIGSLMAAEALKILLGQGETLSGKLLLYDGLQAHFRTIRFPRRTDCPACGDYPSVTTLQDYELFCGISV; encoded by the coding sequence ATGTGGACCAAAGAAGAACTGGATCGCTACGCCCGGCACATTGTGCTTCCGGGGGTGGGAGGGGCCGGTCAGGCCAGACTGAAGCAAAGCGCGGTACTGGTGGTGGGGGCTGGAGGCCTGGGTTCGCCGGTCCTGATGTATCTGGCAGCCGCCGGGGTGGGCCGCCTGGGGATTGTAGAAATGGATGCCGTGGACCTTTCCAACCTCCAGCGGCAGGTTTTGTTTGATAGTGAGGCCCTTGGGCAGCCTAAAGCTGAGATGGCCAAAGTTCGCTTGAACAAGCTCAATCCCCACGTACGCGTGGATACCTACGCCCATAAACTTGATTCACAAAACACACTTTCCATTCTGGAGTCCTACGACCTGATCATCGATTGCACCGATAACCTTCCGACCCGCTACCTGGTGAACGATGCGTGTGTATTGCTTGATAAGCCACTGGTGTACGGCGCAATACACCAGTTCGAAGGGCAGCTTTCGGTCTTTCACCACCAGGGCGGGCCCTGTTACCGTTGTTTGTTCCCTCAACCGCCCAAACCCGGCACGGTTCCGAGCTGCGCTGAAGCGGGGGTTTTTGGGGTTCTGCCGGGGGTAATTGGTAGCCTGATGGCCGCCGAAGCGCTCAAGATTCTGCTGGGGCAGGGCGAAACCCTCTCGGGCAAGCTACTGCTCTATGATGGGTTGCAGGCGCACTTTCGAACGATCCGGTTTCCTCGGCGCACCGACTGCCCGGCTTGTGGTGACTACCCGAGTGTAACTACACTGCAAGATTATGAGCTGTTCTGCGGTATTTCGGTGTAG
- a CDS encoding citrate synthase/methylcitrate synthase, with translation MTIARGLEDVIFTESSLCFIDGDQGRLYYVGYKIQDLAEYATFEEVTYLLLHGQLPNRAELKAFSTKLASLRALPASIIKQIKQFPRSAHPMSMLRTAVSELGMVDPTEGDVSPEALYEKSLSLIAKFATIVAATKRHREGQKILAPRKGLSHAANFLYMSNGKVPSKEETKLMDVALILQAEHGFNASTFTAIAAYSTQADIYSSIVAAVGALKGPRHGGANEAVMKMIAEIGSPEKVSGWLAELQAKKGRVMGMGHRVYKSYDPRAGVLDKYAGEVAAKHGHSKEYAILKELERQAGAIYNPKGIYPNVDFYSGVVYSDLGYPLEFFTPIFAVARISGWCAHILEYTRIDNRLLRPDSHYTGKLDLPYKPLSKR, from the coding sequence GTGACGATTGCCAGAGGTCTGGAAGACGTAATTTTCACCGAAAGCAGCCTGTGTTTCATCGATGGAGACCAGGGCCGTTTGTACTATGTTGGCTACAAAATTCAAGACCTCGCCGAGTACGCTACCTTCGAGGAAGTGACCTACCTACTTTTGCACGGTCAGCTGCCCAACAGAGCCGAGCTAAAGGCTTTCAGCACCAAGCTGGCCTCCCTGCGGGCGCTACCAGCCTCGATCATCAAACAGATCAAGCAGTTCCCCCGCAGCGCCCACCCTATGTCCATGCTCCGCACGGCCGTGAGCGAACTCGGCATGGTAGACCCCACCGAGGGTGATGTCTCGCCCGAGGCGTTGTACGAGAAATCGCTCTCGCTGATTGCCAAGTTTGCCACCATTGTGGCCGCTACCAAGCGCCACCGTGAAGGACAAAAAATTCTTGCCCCTCGCAAAGGCCTGTCCCATGCTGCCAATTTCCTCTACATGTCGAATGGCAAAGTTCCCAGTAAAGAGGAAACCAAGCTGATGGACGTAGCCCTCATCTTGCAGGCCGAACATGGCTTTAACGCTTCTACCTTCACCGCTATTGCTGCTTATTCGACCCAGGCTGACATCTACAGCTCGATTGTGGCGGCGGTGGGTGCGCTCAAAGGACCCCGCCATGGCGGCGCCAACGAAGCCGTGATGAAGATGATTGCCGAGATCGGTTCCCCCGAGAAGGTCTCGGGTTGGCTGGCTGAACTGCAGGCTAAAAAAGGTCGCGTGATGGGCATGGGCCATCGTGTCTACAAATCCTACGACCCCAGGGCCGGTGTGCTCGACAAGTACGCGGGCGAGGTTGCCGCCAAGCACGGGCATAGCAAGGAATATGCCATCCTGAAGGAGCTCGAGCGTCAAGCCGGCGCCATTTACAACCCCAAAGGTATCTACCCCAACGTGGATTTCTACTCGGGGGTGGTGTACTCCGACCTGGGCTATCCCCTCGAGTTCTTCACACCCATCTTTGCGGTGGCCCGTATCTCGGGCTGGTGTGCCCACATCCTCGAGTACACCCGGATTGACAACCGCCTGCTGCGCCCCGACTCCCACTACACCGGAAAACTCGACCTGCCGTACAAGCCCCTGTCCAAACGCTAG
- a CDS encoding serine/threonine-protein kinase, producing the protein MNVGLAGITIEGRYKVIRPIARGALATVYLAFDIHGTPYALKVFPKGFEGRADREWKVGSQLKHPHINPVLARFSVPHDGSENPAVLLAFAPGSRFSEWRKDNPGKVLEVFKHLLEALAHMHSQNLVHRDVKPDNLVVDGTGEARLVDFDLSGPQSERFSQKVRLGTLAYIAPEQIRGQSPTPASDIYSAGILLYWAVAGELPFVGEPVEVMGAHLNQPPPPLVAAPDTGLSVSAELQAYLDRLIAKDLHKRYANATEALRDFEAMGLSRSART; encoded by the coding sequence ATGAATGTGGGGCTAGCCGGAATTACCATTGAGGGCCGCTACAAGGTCATCCGACCCATTGCCCGAGGGGCCCTGGCAACAGTGTATTTAGCCTTCGACATACACGGTACACCCTATGCACTCAAGGTGTTCCCTAAAGGTTTTGAAGGGCGGGCCGACCGCGAGTGGAAGGTAGGGAGTCAGCTCAAGCATCCACACATCAACCCGGTGCTCGCGCGCTTTAGCGTGCCGCACGACGGTAGCGAGAATCCTGCGGTTTTGCTGGCTTTTGCTCCGGGCAGCCGTTTTTCTGAATGGCGCAAGGACAACCCTGGAAAGGTTTTGGAGGTTTTCAAGCACCTTCTCGAGGCCCTTGCTCACATGCATAGCCAGAATCTCGTTCACCGCGACGTAAAGCCGGATAATCTCGTTGTGGATGGCACCGGGGAGGCCCGTCTGGTAGATTTCGACCTCTCCGGCCCCCAAAGCGAGCGTTTTAGCCAGAAGGTGCGGCTTGGAACGCTGGCCTACATAGCCCCAGAGCAAATCCGCGGCCAGTCACCTACGCCTGCTTCGGACATCTACTCGGCGGGCATTTTGCTTTACTGGGCTGTTGCGGGCGAGCTACCGTTTGTGGGAGAGCCGGTTGAGGTGATGGGCGCACACCTCAACCAGCCGCCTCCACCACTGGTCGCCGCTCCTGATACCGGTTTATCCGTTAGCGCAGAGCTTCAGGCCTACTTAGACCGGCTCATCGCCAAGGACTTGCACAAACGCTATGCCAACGCCACAGAAGCCCTGCGTGATTTTGAGGCCATGGGCCTCTCTCGCTCGGCACGAACCTAG
- a CDS encoding patatin-like phospholipase family protein, whose protein sequence is MRGLVLSGGGARGLAHIGVLEVLEAQGFEAEVVAGTSMGAVVGALYASGKKPAEILEISRSTPWLRLLDLVPRPGLISQRGLRDFLARYLPARFEQLSKKLVVTAVDLEAGKLAYFSEGDLPGAILASAAYPGLVAPVVYEGRTYVDGGVLDNLPVDAARFMRAKYVLAVDVTPEMRLRGVPRSSIGQIRRAIDIMQNHLTAARRSLYPPELYIRPELPGVGIEQFGRLEEIVEAGRRAASQAQHKFLG, encoded by the coding sequence GTGCGCGGTCTGGTGTTGTCGGGTGGGGGGGCCAGGGGGCTAGCCCACATCGGGGTACTGGAAGTACTCGAGGCCCAGGGGTTCGAGGCCGAGGTGGTGGCTGGAACCAGCATGGGCGCGGTGGTGGGGGCCTTGTACGCTTCCGGCAAAAAACCGGCCGAGATCCTCGAGATTTCCCGTTCAACCCCCTGGCTGCGCCTGCTGGATTTGGTCCCAAGGCCTGGGCTCATCTCCCAGCGCGGCCTGCGTGACTTTTTGGCCAGGTACCTTCCAGCCCGATTCGAGCAGCTCTCCAAAAAGTTGGTGGTAACGGCGGTGGACCTCGAGGCGGGCAAGCTGGCCTATTTCTCGGAGGGAGACCTGCCGGGCGCGATACTGGCCTCTGCGGCTTATCCAGGGCTAGTAGCGCCGGTGGTGTATGAAGGCCGAACCTATGTGGATGGGGGTGTGCTGGACAACCTGCCGGTGGATGCTGCTCGGTTCATGCGGGCCAAGTATGTGCTGGCCGTAGACGTTACCCCCGAAATGCGACTGCGGGGGGTTCCTCGATCTTCTATCGGGCAAATACGACGGGCCATAGACATCATGCAAAACCACCTAACCGCCGCCAGGCGTTCGCTCTACCCTCCCGAACTCTACATACGCCCCGAGCTTCCAGGGGTTGGAATCGAGCAGTTTGGTCGGCTAGAGGAAATAGTCGAGGCGGGCCGCAGGGCGGCCTCGCAAGCCCAGCACAAGTTTTTGGGTTGA